Below is a genomic region from bacterium BMS3Abin14.
CTACTACCCCCATCTGGCCCTCCTCGAAACCATTGCCCTCGGGGTGGGAGTGGCGTTCATCCCTCCATCCATATTCACCATTGCCGGCGAGGTTCTCCCGAAAGAAAAGATGGGGGTCGGGTTCGGCCTGCTCAGCACTATTTTCAATATCGGCCTTTTCACAGCCATTCCCGTCCTCGGGGCGATGAAGGACTCGTTCGGCACCTACGGACCGAGCTTCACCGTGATGGCCGTGCTCCTTCTCGTAAGCTCGCGCCTTTCGTTCCTGCTCAGGAAATAATATCATTATGATATCGCATGGTTGTCAATAATCTGTTTTCTATGAAAGGAGAAAATCTCATGTTAACAGGAAAGACCGCTATCGTGACAGGTTCAAGCCGTGGAATCGGGGCCGCTTGCGCGGTGCTTCTGGCGCGAAACGGTGCCGCCGTCGGGATCAACTATGTCGCAAACCAGGCGGCCGGTCAGGAGGTAATGGACCGGATAAAAACAGCCGGCGGTAAAGCTCATCTCGTACAGGCCGACGCCAGGGACCGACAGCAGGTCGAAGCCATGATCACTGAAGTGGAAAAGACCCTCGGCCCAATAGACATCCTGGTGAATAATGCCAACATATCCTTTCCCGTAAAACCGTTCCTTGAATATGCGTGGGAGGAGATCCAGAGCAAACTGACCGGTGAGATCGGGGCATCCTTCAACTGCTGTCAGACCGTCCTTCCCGGGATGATCAAACGTGGATATGGACGCATCATCAATATCAGCAGCGGGCTTTCGGTTGCTCCAGGTGATGGCTTCGTAGCCCATTCCACCGCCAAATCGGGGTTAAACGCCTTTACCCGTGCGCTGGCCCACGAATTTGGCCCAATGGGCATTACCGTCAACACGGTATCCCCCGGTTTGACTGAAACCGATGCCACATCCTGGTTACCCCAGGAGGCCAAGGCAGGCGCCGCTGCCCACATGCCGCTGCGCCGCATCGGGATGCCTGCCGACATCGCCGGGGCGGTTCTTTTCTTCGCCTCCGATCACTCGGGGCACATCACAGGGGCATATCTGGGAGTGGACGGCGGCGCCACGATGGTGCAGTAGAAACCTGCTCTATACCACCAGGACGCCGGCGCCGTTGATGCGGCCTCCCTTAAGGTCCATGAGGGCAGTGTTGGCGGCAGAGAGCGGAAAGGTCGCAACTTCCGTGCGAATGGGGATTTCGGGGGCCAGATCCATGAGTTCCTGCCCATCTTTCCGGGTCGCGGCCGTTACGCTCCTGAGGGTCTTCTCGTAAAAAAGGTGCCTCTCATAGTCCATGGCGGGGATGGAAGACATGTGAATGCCGGCGAGGGCAGCCGTACCGCCGCGGTCCAGCGCTTCGAGCGCCCTTAGCACGACCTCCCCTGCCGGGGCGAAGACCACGGCGGCGTCAAACTTCACTGGAGGTGTCTCCTCTGTTTTTCCGGTCCATTTCGCACCCAGTTCCTCCGCCAGCCGGCGGTGTGCCTCACCGCGGGAAAAGGCATAGACATCACAACCCCAATATTCTGCGATCTGAATAGCCACATGTGCGGATGCTCCAAATCCGAAGAGGCCAAGGCGGCCGCCGGGCTCAATGCCGCTTATCTTCAGGGCACGATAACCGATGATCCCAGCGCACAGCAGGGGAGCGGCCTGAACATCGGGGAACCCCTCCGGTATGGAGTAGGCGAAATCCGCCGGAACGATGAGAGCTTCGGCATACCCTCCATCCCGATGGTAGCCGGTAAACCTCGCCGACTCACACAGATTTTCCATGCCCGAAAGGCAGAACCTGCAGCGCCCGCAGGTCTCGTTGAGCCAGGCCACGCCCACGCGATCACCCTCCAGGAACCGCTCAACACCCTCACCCAGCGACTTGACCGTTCCCACTACCTGGTGGCCCGGAGTCAGCGGCAGGTGTGGAAGCGGGAGATCCCCCTCCACCGTGTGAAGGTCGGTCCGGCAGACCCCGCAGGCACATACCTTGACCAGTATCTCGCCAGGGCCGGGGGCGGGTTCCGGAACGTCCGATCCATGGAGGGACACTTTGGACGCAGGCCCCGTTTTTTCAAGCACCATAGCACGCATTACTCGGGAGGTACCTTCCTGAGAACGACATGCTCCAGCAAAAGCACCAGCACTATCCCCACGATGAGCCCGTTCCCAAGCAGCGCCCTGGCAGTCGGCGGAAACAGGGCCATGAAGGATTTAGGCAGCATCGAAGCGACCGTCCCCAGAAGGAGTGGAAGGCCAACTACCGTGTAATCCCTGACATTCATAAGCCCATTTCTACCGGCAACAATCGAGATTCCGATGCCCATCTGCGCCGCGAGGGTCACAAAAAGCGCCGCCGCGATGACCGCGCCCGGAATGGCAGAAAATACCGCTCCCACCTTCTGAAAAAAAGCCATGGCGATAAGCATAAGCCCGCACAGGAAAACCGGGAACCTGGATCCGACCCTGGTTACAAGGATCACACCGGGGCTCAGGGAATAGCTAACCGTTCCGACAACGCCGAAGGCCGCCGCCAGTAACCCCCCGGCGCCCGTATAGCTGATGCCCCGTTCCACCCTGGCTCCAAGGCCTTCCTTCCCCACGACCTCGGCCACCGACATGTAGCTTCCAAGCCCGTTGATAAGGACGGCAACGTAGGCCAACAGGAAAGATATGGTCCCTGAGAAGGTGAATCTGGGGGCAGGTCCCAGAAGGGGGTGTGGAACAGCGATCCAGTGCACCCTGTACACCCCTGAAAGATCCACGCGCCCCAGGGCGAACATGGCCGCAAATCCCAGGGCAATTCCGATGAATATGGAAAGGTTCCGTGTAAAACCTTTTGTCCAGTGTGACAGCACAATGATAGCCAACATTATCAAGGTTGATATCATCAGTATGAAGGGGTCGCCGTGTGGAGCAGTTTCGCTCGTCCCGATAAGCATGGGATACAGGACCGGCAGCAGTGTCGTGGAAATAAGTATCAGGACCACTCCCACCACCCTGTCGGTAAAAAGCCGCTCAAGCCTGCTCACCAGGCCCAGTCCGCCGAGGAGGAGAAGCGCTGCACCTCCAGCGATCATCCCGCCGGATATTACAGCCAGGCCCTGGTCCGAAATGACAGCCACCGACAGAAGCAGCGCGGCCGACGGTCCGTCTACCAGAGGATAGCGGTGGCCAAACAGGCACTGACCCGCCGTGACCACCCCAACAACCAGGAGAAAACGCTGAAAGAGCGCTGTGGATTGAATGGGGTCCATGTGAAGAAAACCCGCCATGAGGTTGGAAGTCACGGTGACAAGGGGCAGGACGATCAGGAGCCACTGGACCCCGTAAAGAATATTTCTGGCGAAGGGGGGTTTCTGGTCGAGGGTGTAAAGAAGGTCTGCCATGACGGTGGATTGTCCGACAGGATTGGTGGTTGAGTCAACGCATATTTTATTGTGGATCAGTGGATGTTGAAACGGATCTCCCCGCGGTCGATCTTCCTCTGGAGATAGGACCTGACCGATCGTTTGACGATCTCCCGTGTGGGGGGAAAGATGAGGGCAAAGCCGGTGAAGTCGGTGATAAAGCCCGGGGTAATGAGAAGGGCGCCGCCCAGCAGAAGCATTGCCCCGTTGATGAGATCATCCCCGGGGAGGGTCCCCTGCTGCATCTTCCACTGAATGTTGGAGATCACCCGAAAGCCCTGACTGCGCGCATAGTAGGCGCCCAGGACTCCGGTGAGAATGATGATGAATATGGTATTGAGGGCGCCGATAACCGACCCCACCTTGATGATGAGGTAAAGCTCCATGGCAGGGACCAGGGTGAACAGAAGAAACAGGCGCAGAAACAAAACATACCTCCAGGTCGTGGGTTCTAACAATAGTAACCACTTTTTGGCAAAAAAAAAGGGCAACCGTTTCGAGCTGCCCATTGGTGCAATTATGTCAGTTTTCAGTGTTCCAGGGATATCTCCTGGTAGCCCAGCCAGAAACCGGTCCCCTGGAGAGAATCCAGCTCGGCCTGGATGATCTTCACGTGGCCCTCCTCAATGGCCTGGATGCTCTGGTAGAAGGACCTTGCCACATCCTCTTCGGCCCCGGCGGCCTGTTCAATATAAAATTCCACAGCTTTTTTCTCAAACCCGAGCGCTTCCTGGAGAGCCTTCATGTCATCAAAGTCATCCTGGGCGTCCACATGGCCGTTCGGAAAAATAAGCTTCTCCTGGTCTATCTTACCAAACCTGGCAACAGCCTGATCGTACGTCATCCAGGGTTCGTTATTGGTGATGGATTTGAAAAGAGCGGCAAAAATTGCCATGTGCTCCATCTCGTCCTTGGCCAGCTGCTCGAACACCTTCTTTCCTGCAGGGTCTTTGCTGCTCGCTGCCGCAATCCGATAAAACCTGCACCCTTTCTTCTCGGTTTCAAGCGCGATCTGAAGGGCTTTTACATGTGATTCTCTCTTCTCGGACATTTTCATAGTCTCCTCTCGCCGTAAGGGATGTTTATGCCAGGAGATCCTTCTTCAGGTCGTTAAGAAGCTTCAGATGTTTTACTTCCTCCAGCCGCAAACGATCAAACGCCTGCTTCCCCGTCCCGTCCCGGGTGGCGTCCCGAAGGAATAAAAAATATTCAACAGCCTGTTTCTCGGCAAGGATGCCGATGTCGATAGCCTTGATGGCGCTGTCCGCGCCACGAACGATGGCCTCCGCCTTTTCTGGGTTTGGAAACACGGGCTGTTTCTCAATCTTTCGGAGGTATTGGGCCATCATCTCCTGGTCTTCCTCACGATACCACTCAGGGGCGAAGATCGGTTCGATCTCCTCCTTGATTACCCTGCGATGTTCCTTTTCAGAATTTGCCAGATGCTGAAAAAGGTCCCTGATCCGGTAGTCCGTAGCCGCCTGGGCCACCCTTGTGTAGAAGTTATACCCTGCAATTTCAAGCTCGAGACCCAAAGTTACGGCCTCATGCGGGCCGTATGCTTTTTTCTGATCCATTGGAGCCCCCCTTGCCATAAATGGCTTGCAAAACTGTTCGGGATGAAACACGGCCAACAGCTTGAGATGTTACCAGAAAGAGTTATTAAGTTAAAGGGTAAGAGCCCGACCAGGCGAGGCGGCAGCGCCTCCCAAAGCGTTCTCCTCCACAAAATCACCCTTGATGCCAACCCGGTGAAGCGTAGTGGGGATATCCTTTCCACTCGCCTCAAGGGCCTGTTTGACCAACTGGACAAGACCTGAACAGCAGGGGACCTCCATATACACAACCTCGATGGAACGGAGGTCATTCTGCCTGAAGATCTCGGTCAGCTTTTCAAGGCAAGCCTCTGAATTGTCCAGCTTGGGGCACCCTACCAACAGGGTTCTTCCTTTCAGAAACCGCCCGTGGAAATCACCGTAGGCGAAAGGGACGCAGTCAGCAGCTATGAGCAGCCGGGCATGATCGAAGAAGGGCGCATTGGGAGGAGCGAGCATGATCTGAACCGGCCAACTACCCAATTGTGATTCGAGGGAGCCGGAATTACCGACAGCCGGTCCGGGCATGGCGGCCGGGCCTTCGTTGAAAGTCTGCGGCAGGGATCCCGGACATCCGCCGAAGGATGGTTCGGGTGCCTCAGACAAAACTTCTTTTTTGTGCGGTCGGCCCTGGGTACCTTCGAGCCCGGAGAGGCTTTGCAGGCGTTTTTCAACCGCATCTTCATCGAACCGGGCGGCATCCCTGTCCACAAGAGTAATGGCATCCTGGGGGCATTCCCCCAGACAGGCCCCCAGGCCATCGCAGTAGACGTCGCTGACAAGCCTGGCCTTTCCATCTACGATCTGCAGGGCGCCCTCAGCGCATCCGGGGACACATAACCCGCACCCGTCACACTTCTCCTCATCAATCTGAACTACAGTTCTTACGGCCATTTCAACCTCCTGGTCTATTTTTGAACGCTTCCGTCTAAATGTAACAAAGGGGAGGGAGAAAAACAGTGGAAACAGCCTGGAGTATCCCAATAAACGCCCTTATTTGATACGGATCAAAAGATGTGTCCTCCTCCCCATCCAGGCAGTGGAAGGGAGAAGGACATGAACGACCTCAGGACTTCCAGTGCCCGTGAACGTTGCAGTACTCCCGAGCGGTGAGGGTCTTTGAGTCGATGCAGAAGGTAGCCTCCGGTGCGTCGCCGGGCTTCAGGAACTCCCGGTACGCTTTCCCGTCGGCGACGACCTCGATCCACTCGATGAAGTGCTCATCCTGCATGGGATGAGGCACACTTCCAACGGAAACCTTGATCCCGTGATCGGTCTGCTGGATAACCGGAACGTGCTTCTCTTTGGCGGCATCCACGGTGTTCTCCTCCATGAGAATCATTGGCTTGCCGCAGCAGACGAGCTCGCCCATACCTCCGTCGAGCACCTCAACGATATTGCCGCAAAGATCACATTTGTAGATCTGTAGCCTGTCAGCCATTTTTATCTCCTTTCCGAGCAACGATAAACGTTCTATTTTACCAGTTCTCTGCGAGAAGCTCGAAATGCGCCCTGGAGTGAGCGCATGCCGGGCATTCACTCGGGGCTTCCTTGCCCGTATGCAGGTAGCCGCAGTTCCGGCAGCGCCACACAACCTCCTCGTCCTTCTTAAACACTTTGCCTGCCTCGATATTGGCCTTAAGGCCCAGGTACCGCTTTTCATGTTGTTTCTCGGCCACGGCAATTGCCTCGAAAATGGCCGCGATGTCATTAAAACCCTCTTCCCTGGCCACCACTGCGAAACCGGGGTACATTTCCGTCCACTCGTGATTCTCTCCCCCCGCTGATGCCCCAAGATTCTCCGCGGTGGATCCGACTACCCCCGCAGGGAAGGAAGCCTGAACCTCGACCTCACCACCCTCGAGGAGCTTAAACAACCTTTTGGCATGTTCCTTTTCCTGGTCTGCCGTTTCCTCGAAAATCGTTGAAATCTGCACGAACCCTTCTTTCTTTGCCTTGGCCGCAAAGTAAGTGTAGCGGTTTCTTGCCTGAGATTCGCCCGCGAAGGCGGTCAGTATATTCTTCTCTGTACGTGTCCCCTTGATTTTCATTCTCTTTTTTCCTCCTTTTGTGCGTTCTGAAAAACCCGACATGCGGGTCCCGTATACGGACGATTCAACCGGTTCCTAATGGTTTGCCTCATCCCAAAGAAAAAAATCTTCAAAACTCATGTCATCCCTGATTCCGAGCCTTGTAAGTGAAAAGTCATACCGTACAGGGTCGTCCGGCGAAATCTTCCTGAAGGCCGACGTGACCTCCACAGTGGTCCTGAGGTCAGCCTGATTTCTCTTCGTCATGCCGAGCCCCCGGCAGATCCGGTGCATGTGCACATCCAAAGGGACCATCAGCATGGTCCTCGGGATATTCCTCCATCCCCCCGGATCCACGTCATCCTCCCTGACCATCCAGCGAAGAAAAAGGTGTAATCTCTTACATGCGCTTCCCCTCGATGGACAGGGCAGCAGCCTGCCGTCCTCACAGTCCATATTATAGCGAACTTTACCCACGAAGGCGGTCAGCGCCCCTGTCAGGTCGGTATCCTCTGGCTTCACACCATCCATGAAACAGGACTCCAGAGACCCGTATTGACGAATAATCTCGCCAAGCCCCCAAAGCAGGGATGCCATCTCCCGCCCGGTAGTCCACCTGTGCTTGAAACCGGCGAAATCATGCGTAATGGCCTCCCTGGTAGACCCAAGGACGTAGGCGGCCGGTGAGGAAATGACGCCAAAAACCGTTTCGAGGCTTCTGATTATCTGCTGGACCCTTCCGTAGGCCAGAGAGGATGCGACCAGGGCGGCTATCTCCCTGTCGGCGATATCCTCAAACCTGTAAATGGTCGCAAGGGGATCGGGGTAGACGTACTCCCTGCGATTCAGGCGTCCATACAGAGCGTCAAGCCTCTTTTTCATGAGCACATCACCTCGACGGATGCTTCCTGCCGTCCTGGGTCCCCGGGAACGTTTCACCGTCTACAGTTTTCGTATTTCCGGTACAATCGGGGCAGAGGCCGACGAATTCCAACCGGTGTCCGAGAAGTCGAAAATTACCCAGCGCCCTCGCTACCTCCTTCAGATCGACCGAGGTTTTGACATGGACGTCCATGACCTTTCCGCAGCCGACACATCGCGCATGGTAATGGGGAGTCATGTTGCCGTCAAAGCGCCTCTGAGCGCCATCGGCGTCAATCCTTCGAACAATGCCCGCACATGACAGGACATCCAGGTTACGGTAGACCGTACCCAAGCTGATTCGCGGCATTTTCTCACGAATCACCGAATAGAGGTCGTCCGCTGTGGGATGGCTGTCCATCCCGGTCAGGGTTTCCAATATCGCCCTGCGCTGTCTGGTCATCCTTGGAAAGTGATTTTCCATGTTTCAACAATCCCCCTGAGGGCAAGATATCCGACAAAGAATTAGTAATGATACTTATTACTAATATTTCATAAAACGTCAAGCTTTTTATTTGAACTGTTACCAGGCCTCAGTGAAATATGATAAACAGGAACGATGCTGACTTTCATCCTTGTGTACCTTTCCATCTACGGCGGCATGAACGCCTACCTTTTCTGGAAGGCCCAGCGGGCCTTTTCCCTGCACGGCTTCAGGCTCTTCGTCCTCATCTCGTGTTTAATCCTGATGGTCCTTGGTCCCATCCTGATACGCCTCATGGATCGTGCCGGCATGATCCTTCCAGCCACCATCCTGTCTTATATCGTCTATTGCTGGATGGCGGTGGTCCTGTGGTTCCTGTCACTGGGTCTCATCGAGGATATTTTCAATCTTCTGGTGCGGATAGGCTCCCATGTTCTACCCTCTGCGGCACGCCTTGTTATTCCCGCGAGGCCCGGATTCATCGTCATCGCCCTTATCATCGCTGGAGCCTGCGTGTGGGGCACCATCGAGGCCTCGGCAATCAAAGTGAGGAGGGTAACGCTGATAACCCCCCTCCTGAAGTCCGGCTCCATGCCGCTGAAAGTCGCCCTGATCTCCGACCTCCACCTGGGGTTGATTGTAGGCAGGCGCAGGCTGATCAGGGTTCTTGACCTTCTGAAGGAAAACCAGCCGGATATTCTTGTTTCGACAGGGGACATGGTGGACGGTATCGCTCCCCACCTGAACCATCTTTCCAGGCTTTTAGCCGCCTACAGGCCGCCGTTAGGCAAGTTCGCCGTCACCGGAAACCACGAATATTACGCCGGGATAGAGAACAGTTTGACATTTCTCCGCCAATCCGGTTTTACGGTTCCAAGAGGGCAGCGTATTGATGTTGGGTCCATCTCCATTGCGGGGGTTGACGACTCAGCGGGATACCGCATGAACGCCTCATCAATGGTTGATGAGAGCACAATCCTGCCGCCGCCGGTACACAGAAGGTTCACCATCCTTCTGAAACATCGGCCCGTTGTTGTTGCATCCTCCCGCGGACGCTTTGACCTCCAACTTTCCGGCCACGCCCACGGAGGACAGTTTTTTCCATTCAACCTGCTCGTCCGGATCCGGTATCCCATGATCGCCGGCCTGTACCCGCTGGGCAACGGCGCCGACCTTTACACGAGCAGGGGCACAGGGACCTGGGGACCTCCAATAAGGCTGGCGGCCCCACCCGAAATCACCGTTTTCACCATCGTCCCTGTAAGCCTAAAGGTCCCTGCAGCCTCTGGAAATCCAAACCTGCATGGTGTAGTATAAACCAACGTTCACAAAAGGTTTCCATCACACGGGAGATTTTAATGCAAAGATCACCTGCTTTCTTTGCGGCTATGATCTTTACCGCTGCCTTGACGGCCTTCCTGGTCCTGGTTCCCGGCCCGGCGGAACGCGAAGCTCTGGCCTTTGCGGATGGCTGCCGGGGATTGCAGAACGGGGACCAGATCGTGGTCTATTACTTTCACAGAAAATTTATCTGCCGGTCATGTGAGG
It encodes:
- the fabG_1 gene encoding 3-oxoacyl-[acyl-carrier-protein] reductase FabG, yielding MLTGKTAIVTGSSRGIGAACAVLLARNGAAVGINYVANQAAGQEVMDRIKTAGGKAHLVQADARDRQQVEAMITEVEKTLGPIDILVNNANISFPVKPFLEYAWEEIQSKLTGEIGASFNCCQTVLPGMIKRGYGRIINISSGLSVAPGDGFVAHSTAKSGLNAFTRALAHEFGPMGITVNTVSPGLTETDATSWLPQEAKAGAAAHMPLRRIGMPADIAGAVLFFASDHSGHITGAYLGVDGGATMVQ
- a CDS encoding alcohol dehydrogenase translates to MRAMVLEKTGPASKVSLHGSDVPEPAPGPGEILVKVCACGVCRTDLHTVEGDLPLPHLPLTPGHQVVGTVKSLGEGVERFLEGDRVGVAWLNETCGRCRFCLSGMENLCESARFTGYHRDGGYAEALIVPADFAYSIPEGFPDVQAAPLLCAGIIGYRALKISGIEPGGRLGLFGFGASAHVAIQIAEYWGCDVYAFSRGEAHRRLAEELGAKWTGKTEETPPVKFDAAVVFAPAGEVVLRALEALDRGGTAALAGIHMSSIPAMDYERHLFYEKTLRSVTAATRKDGQELMDLAPEIPIRTEVATFPLSAANTALMDLKGGRINGAGVLVV
- the uacT gene encoding uric acid transporter UacT, giving the protein MADLLYTLDQKPPFARNILYGVQWLLIVLPLVTVTSNLMAGFLHMDPIQSTALFQRFLLVVGVVTAGQCLFGHRYPLVDGPSAALLLSVAVISDQGLAVISGGMIAGGAALLLLGGLGLVSRLERLFTDRVVGVVLILISTTLLPVLYPMLIGTSETAPHGDPFILMISTLIMLAIIVLSHWTKGFTRNLSIFIGIALGFAAMFALGRVDLSGVYRVHWIAVPHPLLGPAPRFTFSGTISFLLAYVAVLINGLGSYMSVAEVVGKEGLGARVERGISYTGAGGLLAAAFGVVGTVSYSLSPGVILVTRVGSRFPVFLCGLMLIAMAFFQKVGAVFSAIPGAVIAAALFVTLAAQMGIGISIVAGRNGLMNVRDYTVVGLPLLLGTVASMLPKSFMALFPPTARALLGNGLIVGIVLVLLLEHVVLRKVPPE
- a CDS encoding phage T7 F exclusion suppressor FxsA, with the protein product MFLRLFLLFTLVPAMELYLIIKVGSVIGALNTIFIIILTGVLGAYYARSQGFRVISNIQWKMQQGTLPGDDLINGAMLLLGGALLITPGFITDFTGFALIFPPTREIVKRSVRSYLQRKIDRGEIRFNIH
- a CDS encoding putative trifunctional 2-polyprenylphenol hydroxylase/glutamate synthase subunit beta/ferritin domain-containing protein; translated protein: MSEKRESHVKALQIALETEKKGCRFYRIAAASSKDPAGKKVFEQLAKDEMEHMAIFAALFKSITNNEPWMTYDQAVARFGKIDQEKLIFPNGHVDAQDDFDDMKALQEALGFEKKAVEFYIEQAAGAEEDVARSFYQSIQAIEEGHVKIIQAELDSLQGTGFWLGYQEISLEH
- a CDS encoding putative trifunctional 2-polyprenylphenol hydroxylase/glutamate synthase subunit beta/ferritin domain-containing protein, whose product is MDQKKAYGPHEAVTLGLELEIAGYNFYTRVAQAATDYRIRDLFQHLANSEKEHRRVIKEEIEPIFAPEWYREEDQEMMAQYLRKIEKQPVFPNPEKAEAIVRGADSAIKAIDIGILAEKQAVEYFLFLRDATRDGTGKQAFDRLRLEEVKHLKLLNDLKKDLLA
- a CDS encoding 2-ketoisovalerate ferredoxin oxidoreductase subunit delta gives rise to the protein MAVRTVVQIDEEKCDGCGLCVPGCAEGALQIVDGKARLVSDVYCDGLGACLGECPQDAITLVDRDAARFDEDAVEKRLQSLSGLEGTQGRPHKKEVLSEAPEPSFGGCPGSLPQTFNEGPAAMPGPAVGNSGSLESQLGSWPVQIMLAPPNAPFFDHARLLIAADCVPFAYGDFHGRFLKGRTLLVGCPKLDNSEACLEKLTEIFRQNDLRSIEVVYMEVPCCSGLVQLVKQALEASGKDIPTTLHRVGIKGDFVEENALGGAAASPGRALTL
- the dfx gene encoding desulfoferrodoxin, translating into MADRLQIYKCDLCGNIVEVLDGGMGELVCCGKPMILMEENTVDAAKEKHVPVIQQTDHGIKVSVGSVPHPMQDEHFIEWIEVVADGKAYREFLKPGDAPEATFCIDSKTLTAREYCNVHGHWKS
- the rbr gene encoding rubrerythrin; protein product: MKIKGTRTEKNILTAFAGESQARNRYTYFAAKAKKEGFVQISTIFEETADQEKEHAKRLFKLLEGGEVEVQASFPAGVVGSTAENLGASAGGENHEWTEMYPGFAVVAREEGFNDIAAIFEAIAVAEKQHEKRYLGLKANIEAGKVFKKDEEVVWRCRNCGYLHTGKEAPSECPACAHSRAHFELLAENW
- the perR_2 gene encoding peroxide operon regulator, with translation MENHFPRMTRQRRAILETLTGMDSHPTADDLYSVIREKMPRISLGTVYRNLDVLSCAGIVRRIDADGAQRRFDGNMTPHYHARCVGCGKVMDVHVKTSVDLKEVARALGNFRLLGHRLEFVGLCPDCTGNTKTVDGETFPGTQDGRKHPSR
- a CDS encoding putative metallophosphoesterase, which codes for MLTFILVYLSIYGGMNAYLFWKAQRAFSLHGFRLFVLISCLILMVLGPILIRLMDRAGMILPATILSYIVYCWMAVVLWFLSLGLIEDIFNLLVRIGSHVLPSAARLVIPARPGFIVIALIIAGACVWGTIEASAIKVRRVTLITPLLKSGSMPLKVALISDLHLGLIVGRRRLIRVLDLLKENQPDILVSTGDMVDGIAPHLNHLSRLLAAYRPPLGKFAVTGNHEYYAGIENSLTFLRQSGFTVPRGQRIDVGSISIAGVDDSAGYRMNASSMVDESTILPPPVHRRFTILLKHRPVVVASSRGRFDLQLSGHAHGGQFFPFNLLVRIRYPMIAGLYPLGNGADLYTSRGTGTWGPPIRLAAPPEITVFTIVPVSLKVPAASGNPNLHGVV